One genomic segment of Alphaproteobacteria bacterium LSUCC0719 includes these proteins:
- the lepA gene encoding translation elongation factor 4, giving the protein MTAPSQIRPSHIRNFSIIAHIDHGKSTIADRLIQVCGGLSEREMTEQVLDNMDIERERGITIKAQTVRLNYIAADGETYVLNLMDTPGHVDFGYEVSRSLSACEGSLLVVDASQGVEAQTLANVYQAVEADHEIVPVLNKIDLPAAEPERVQAQIEEVIGLPADDAIPASAKTGVGINEILEAVVTRIPAPEGDAEAPLTALLVDSWYDAYLGVMTLVRVRDGRIRKGMKIRMMGTGATHVVERVGVFSPKPTPVDELGPGEIGFINAGVKTVSDARVGDTITEERRPCAEPLPGFKPSVPVVFCGLFPVDTNDFSGLRDALEKLSLNDASFSFEAETSAALGFGFRCGFLGLLHMEVIRDRLEREFNLDLISTAPSVVYQMTMTDGTRIDLHNPADMPEVTKIATIEEPWIKATIMTPDEYLGSVLTLCTERRGEQLDLTYAGNRAMAVYRLPLNEVVFDFYDRLKSVTRGYASFDYAIDEYRAGDLVKVSIMVNGDPVDALSMIVHREQAETRGRAICVRLKDLVPRQMFKVALQAAIGGKVIARETISALRKDVTAKCYGGDITRKKKLLEKQKEGKKKMRQFGKVDIPQNAFFEALKMGDS; this is encoded by the coding sequence ATGACCGCGCCAAGCCAGATTCGACCGAGCCATATCCGGAATTTCTCGATTATCGCGCATATCGATCACGGTAAGTCGACCATTGCCGACAGGCTGATCCAGGTCTGCGGGGGTCTCAGCGAACGCGAGATGACCGAACAGGTGCTGGATAACATGGATATCGAGCGGGAGCGGGGGATCACCATCAAGGCGCAGACGGTGCGGCTGAACTATATCGCGGCGGATGGCGAGACGTATGTGCTGAACCTGATGGACACGCCGGGTCATGTGGATTTCGGCTATGAGGTGTCACGCTCGCTGTCTGCCTGTGAAGGCTCGTTGCTTGTCGTTGATGCCAGCCAGGGGGTCGAGGCCCAGACATTGGCCAATGTATATCAGGCGGTCGAGGCAGATCATGAAATCGTACCGGTTCTGAACAAGATCGATCTTCCGGCCGCCGAGCCGGAGCGCGTTCAGGCGCAGATTGAAGAGGTGATCGGCCTTCCTGCCGATGATGCCATTCCGGCAAGCGCGAAGACCGGCGTCGGGATCAACGAGATCCTCGAGGCGGTGGTGACCCGCATTCCGGCCCCCGAAGGCGATGCCGAGGCACCGCTGACGGCGCTGCTGGTTGACAGCTGGTATGACGCCTATCTGGGTGTGATGACGCTGGTGCGGGTGCGCGACGGGCGGATCCGCAAAGGTATGAAAATCCGCATGATGGGCACCGGCGCGACGCATGTTGTTGAACGGGTCGGCGTGTTTTCGCCCAAGCCCACGCCGGTGGACGAGCTTGGCCCCGGTGAAATCGGCTTTATCAATGCCGGGGTGAAGACAGTGTCGGACGCGCGTGTTGGCGACACCATCACCGAGGAACGCCGCCCCTGCGCCGAGCCGCTGCCTGGCTTCAAGCCGTCGGTGCCGGTGGTGTTCTGCGGGTTGTTTCCGGTTGATACGAATGATTTTTCCGGCCTTCGCGATGCGCTTGAGAAACTGTCATTGAATGATGCGTCATTTTCCTTCGAGGCGGAAACCTCGGCGGCGCTTGGCTTCGGGTTCCGGTGCGGGTTTCTCGGCCTTCTGCATATGGAGGTGATCCGCGACAGGCTGGAGCGCGAGTTCAATCTGGACCTGATCTCGACCGCGCCGTCGGTTGTCTATCAGATGACGATGACGGATGGCACCCGGATCGATCTCCACAATCCGGCCGATATGCCGGAAGTGACCAAGATCGCAACCATCGAGGAACCCTGGATCAAGGCCACCATCATGACGCCGGATGAATATCTGGGATCGGTTCTGACGCTGTGTACCGAGCGCCGGGGCGAACAGCTTGATCTGACCTATGCCGGCAACCGGGCGATGGCTGTCTACAGGCTGCCCTTGAACGAGGTTGTGTTCGATTTCTATGACCGCCTGAAATCGGTGACGCGCGGCTATGCCAGTTTCGACTATGCCATTGATGAATACCGCGCCGGCGATCTGGTGAAGGTGTCGATCATGGTGAATGGCGACCCGGTTGACGCGCTGTCGATGATCGTGCATCGCGAACAGGCCGAAACGCGCGGGCGCGCCATCTGTGTCAGGTTAAAGGATCTGGTGCCGCGGCAGATGTTCAAGGTGGCATTGCAGGCGGCGATCGGCGGCAAGGTGATTGCGCGCGAAACCATTTCGGCGCTGCGCAAGGATGTGACCGCGAAATGCTATGGCGGCGACATCACGCGCAAGAAGAAGCTTCTGGAAAAGCAGAAGGAAGGCAAGAAGAAGATGCGGCAGTTCGGCAAGGTCGACATTCCGCAGAACGCCTTTTTCGAAGCCCTGAAGATGGGCGACAGCTAG
- a CDS encoding type IV pilin protein has protein sequence MIQKQVFTDPQPADRPHTRQVLTGVSVLELLIVIIIVLSLGAIAIVAYQGYVQSVNTKLGAVQKLTIEDLVERDFNLVLNGADSGLRKPGTNEPITTGSTCREFLDAMRPRLDHYRNPFDGTPAVTFWSGYSFEQEQGKLRISCYRFHGGDVDNGGSCQLDRAGIRMTYFRIPCGGHCGAPHCAYPNADCGGAEESGWVHLGQVEKFIGTVEHRYVRLPNGRRARFPNGDLMIDPTYSRQVCPGYNYGRIPKEADY, from the coding sequence GTGATTCAAAAGCAGGTATTCACAGACCCGCAACCGGCGGACCGGCCGCATACACGGCAGGTGCTGACGGGTGTGTCGGTATTGGAATTGCTGATTGTCATCATCATTGTCCTCAGCCTCGGGGCAATCGCCATTGTCGCCTATCAAGGCTATGTGCAGAGCGTCAATACCAAGCTTGGAGCAGTCCAGAAGCTGACAATCGAGGACCTTGTCGAGCGTGATTTCAACCTCGTTCTCAACGGCGCCGACAGCGGCCTGCGCAAGCCGGGCACAAATGAACCCATCACCACCGGGTCAACATGCCGCGAATTTCTGGACGCCATGAGGCCCCGGCTTGACCATTACAGGAACCCGTTTGACGGGACCCCGGCTGTCACATTCTGGTCCGGCTATTCCTTTGAACAGGAACAGGGCAAGCTCAGGATCTCCTGCTACCGGTTTCATGGCGGCGATGTCGACAATGGTGGAAGCTGCCAACTGGATCGGGCTGGAATCAGGATGACCTATTTCAGAATTCCCTGCGGCGGCCATTGCGGCGCGCCACATTGCGCGTATCCCAATGCGGATTGCGGTGGTGCCGAAGAGTCGGGCTGGGTCCATCTCGGGCAGGTCGAAAAATTCATCGGCACCGTAGAGCATCGCTATGTCAGGCTGCCGAACGGCAGACGTGCCAGATTTCCCAATGGCGATCTGATGATCGACCCCACCTATTCGCGGCAGGTGTGCCCCGGCTACAATTACGGGCGCATTCCCAAGGAAGCGGATTACTGA
- a CDS encoding GntR family transcriptional regulator, which produces MPTHQTTRQTTRQTIRHTTRQDHSDEAVANTIRDMIAGQRFDEETRITESDLSRQLGVSRTPVRMALKLLHAEGLLIKLDGRGYRARQFSTDALHQATEARGVLEGLAAQRLAQAGLSRLNRERLDKSIEATASIINRGIVDNEAIEAFSVANLIFHRTIMRGSDNPFIEDCLRRLKIIPEGGIGEVLGADRVTWSLNQIIVSHSQHLIIKTAIETGDGARAFNMMREHSSTPAEYHELF; this is translated from the coding sequence ATGCCCACCCATCAGACCACACGGCAGACCACACGGCAGACCATCCGCCACACCACCCGTCAGGATCATAGTGACGAAGCTGTCGCCAACACCATCCGCGACATGATTGCCGGACAGCGATTTGATGAAGAGACGCGGATTACCGAGAGTGATCTGAGCCGCCAGCTCGGCGTGTCACGCACCCCTGTTCGCATGGCGCTGAAGCTTCTTCATGCCGAGGGGCTGTTGATCAAGCTGGATGGTCGCGGGTATCGCGCCAGGCAATTCAGCACAGATGCCCTGCATCAGGCCACCGAGGCGCGCGGCGTGCTTGAGGGGCTTGCCGCCCAGCGTCTGGCCCAGGCCGGCCTGTCCAGACTGAACCGCGAGCGTCTGGACAAATCAATCGAGGCGACGGCCTCGATCATCAATAGGGGCATTGTCGACAATGAAGCGATTGAGGCCTTTTCGGTCGCCAACCTGATCTTTCACCGGACCATCATGCGGGGCAGTGACAACCCCTTCATTGAAGATTGTCTTCGTCGCCTGAAAATCATTCCCGAGGGCGGCATCGGCGAGGTGCTGGGCGCGGACCGTGTAACCTGGTCGCTGAACCAGATCATCGTCAGCCACAGCCAGCATCTGATCATCAAGACAGCCATCGAGACAGGCGACGGCGCGCGCGCCTTCAACATGATGCGCGAACATTCCAGTACGCCGGCCGAATATCATGAATTGTTCTGA
- a CDS encoding iron-containing alcohol dehydrogenase codes for MPQINYLTQIEFDFGAIAGLGDAISRLGLKRPLLVTDAGIAGAGILQRALDAAAPHQPVIYDRTTENPTEQSLLDCLEIWRDKGCDGVIALGGGSPIDLAKAVALLTSHGGSLADYNVKTGGSAGIGKVSPQIAIPTAAGTGAEVGRACVMSLLDGTKMVAVNLNMVADLVICDPELTVSLPAHLTAATGIDALSHGVETYCSPWDNPPAAAIAIDAVRRAAAWLPVAVEEGQNREARWHMMMASLMGGMCLQKALGGAHALATPLGELHLHHGTLIGVLLPHILRFNDGYADDAYGDLRDAMKVPPATDLHSWMTGFVSGIGLPTGLAELGVRADQLPGIAAKAATDHLSATNPRRATEQDYLDILHRAMST; via the coding sequence ATGCCGCAGATCAACTATCTGACACAGATTGAATTCGATTTTGGCGCCATTGCCGGGCTTGGGGATGCCATCAGCCGGCTTGGCCTGAAACGTCCCTTGCTTGTTACCGATGCCGGCATTGCCGGGGCGGGCATTCTGCAACGCGCGCTTGACGCCGCCGCACCGCACCAGCCGGTGATCTATGATCGCACAACCGAAAACCCGACCGAGCAGTCCCTGCTGGATTGTCTTGAAATATGGCGGGACAAGGGATGTGACGGTGTCATCGCGCTTGGCGGGGGATCGCCGATCGATCTTGCCAAGGCGGTGGCGCTTCTGACCAGCCATGGCGGGTCGCTGGCAGACTATAATGTCAAGACGGGGGGATCTGCTGGTATTGGCAAGGTGTCGCCACAGATCGCCATCCCGACGGCCGCCGGCACCGGTGCCGAGGTCGGACGCGCCTGTGTGATGAGCCTTCTCGACGGCACCAAAATGGTGGCGGTGAATCTGAACATGGTTGCCGATCTGGTGATCTGCGACCCTGAACTGACAGTTTCGCTTCCCGCGCACCTGACCGCGGCCACCGGCATTGATGCCCTCAGCCACGGTGTGGAAACCTATTGCAGCCCCTGGGACAATCCCCCCGCGGCGGCGATCGCCATAGATGCGGTGCGCCGCGCCGCCGCCTGGCTTCCCGTAGCGGTCGAGGAGGGACAGAACCGCGAGGCACGATGGCACATGATGATGGCCTCGCTGATGGGCGGCATGTGCCTTCAAAAGGCGCTTGGCGGCGCGCACGCGCTGGCCACCCCGCTTGGCGAGCTTCACCTTCACCACGGCACGTTGATTGGCGTGCTGCTGCCACATATCCTGCGCTTCAATGACGGATATGCCGATGATGCCTATGGCGATCTGCGCGATGCCATGAAGGTGCCGCCGGCGACCGACCTGCACAGCTGGATGACCGGTTTCGTGTCCGGTATCGGGCTGCCGACCGGCCTTGCCGAACTTGGTGTGCGCGCCGATCAGCTGCCGGGCATCGCGGCAAAGGCCGCCACCGATCACCTGTCGGCCACAAATCCACGCCGGGCCACCGAACAGGACTATCTGGACATCCTGCACCGGGCCATGTCGACATGA
- a CDS encoding amino acid ABC transporter substrate-binding protein has product MLKIVLKGAALAISASLLAFSAQAADVIKLGAVAPKSGPLAGGATVTQWPNVELWSKQVNARGGLDVGGKKMMIEVIEYDDKTNPGEHIKAAQRLAEVDKVDFIVAPYGTGFNLAAAPIYAKYDYPHIAVSAISDKMPELTDRYDNMFFTLGNTTSFTESVIDILDDMRAAGTIGNKVAMVNVADAFGIELAEAARPRLKEAGYDIVYDKSYPLGTPDLSPIIKGAKDSNPDAFIAWSYPPDTFGLTEQAIIQDLDVKMYYTAVATCFPAFGGKFGSKIEGVFGAGGVNQDSPKIQEYFKAHQEITGKVADGWASANTYVSLEILGQAIEGAGTLDRKTVTEYIKNNSFDTIMGPISFENQISNKFWTVGQWQGGKFRGVKSSQMDGAAPIIAKDGWN; this is encoded by the coding sequence ATGTTGAAGATTGTCTTGAAGGGCGCGGCGCTTGCCATTTCGGCTTCGCTTCTGGCCTTTTCCGCACAGGCGGCGGATGTGATCAAGCTCGGTGCCGTGGCACCGAAATCCGGACCACTTGCCGGTGGTGCGACTGTAACCCAATGGCCGAATGTCGAGCTGTGGTCAAAGCAGGTCAATGCCCGTGGTGGCCTTGATGTCGGCGGCAAGAAGATGATGATCGAAGTCATCGAATATGACGACAAGACCAACCCCGGCGAACATATCAAGGCCGCCCAGCGTCTTGCCGAAGTTGACAAGGTCGATTTCATCGTCGCGCCCTATGGCACAGGTTTCAACCTTGCCGCGGCACCGATCTATGCAAAATATGACTACCCGCACATTGCGGTGTCGGCGATCTCGGACAAGATGCCCGAACTGACAGACCGCTATGACAATATGTTTTTCACGCTTGGCAATACGACATCCTTTACCGAATCGGTGATCGACATTCTGGATGACATGCGCGCCGCCGGCACGATCGGCAACAAGGTCGCGATGGTGAATGTTGCCGACGCCTTCGGTATCGAGCTTGCCGAGGCCGCGCGTCCCCGTCTGAAGGAAGCCGGGTACGACATCGTCTATGACAAGTCCTATCCGCTTGGCACACCCGATCTGTCGCCGATCATCAAGGGTGCCAAGGACAGCAACCCCGATGCCTTCATTGCCTGGTCCTATCCGCCGGACACCTTTGGTCTGACCGAACAGGCGATCATTCAGGATCTGGACGTGAAAATGTACTACACCGCCGTGGCGACCTGTTTCCCCGCCTTCGGGGGCAAGTTCGGGTCCAAGATCGAGGGTGTGTTCGGGGCCGGTGGCGTGAACCAGGATTCGCCGAAGATCCAGGAATATTTCAAGGCGCATCAGGAAATCACCGGCAAGGTCGCCGATGGGTGGGCATCCGCCAACACCTATGTGTCGCTGGAAATTCTTGGCCAGGCGATCGAGGGTGCCGGCACGCTCGACCGCAAGACGGTGACCGAATACATCAAGAACAACAGCTTTGACACGATCATGGGTCCAATCAGCTTCGAAAACCAGATTTCGAACAAGTTCTGGACTGTCGGTCAGTGGCAGGGTGGCAAGTTCCGCGGTGTGAAGTCGTCGCAGATGGACGGCGCTGCGCCAATCATTGCCAAGGATGGCTGGAACTAG
- a CDS encoding FAD-dependent monooxygenase has translation MTYDVIIIGGGPVGVGLAIDLALQGLRSIVVERHHRIQPVPKGQNLTPRTGEHFRRWGVTDAIRAASPIPPGKGGGGMACFGSYLSDYHYEWFNRARIVDYYAATNERLPQYETEAVLRGRAAEFDSITMLTGWSFTSLTQDQSGVTVTIAETDGTQTRTVTAPFLVGCDGARSPVREAAAITQTTDPHDRLMALLVFQSRELDERLSIYGDKTIYNAISPEMDGYWQFLGRVDLQGNWFFHAPVPAGTTRENLDFQTLLATAIGTRVDVDVSYIGFWDLRLSLADSYQQGRVFIAGDAAHSHPPYGGYGINTGFEDARNLSWKLAARLAGWGGDRLLDSYTAERHPVFASTRDDFIVKSILEDRAFVNRYHPDRDREAFEDAWARRASGDDSLVTQYLPHYVGSPIVCGAPGATSGAKGQHGFTARAGHHLAPRPLADGQDMWDLLGTGFTLIDLEGAAGMCRGFADAATSRGIPLTILTHPDAALAKTYGAQAILVRPDNFIAWAGHDDGHGAQAILDRATGHSGDSQ, from the coding sequence ATGACGTATGACGTGATTATTATTGGCGGCGGGCCTGTTGGTGTCGGGCTTGCCATCGATCTGGCCCTGCAGGGGCTTCGGTCGATTGTTGTCGAAAGACATCACCGCATCCAGCCGGTTCCAAAGGGCCAGAATCTGACCCCCCGCACGGGCGAGCATTTTCGCCGCTGGGGTGTCACCGACGCCATCCGGGCCGCATCGCCAATCCCCCCCGGCAAGGGCGGCGGCGGCATGGCCTGTTTCGGCAGCTATCTGTCGGACTATCATTATGAATGGTTCAACCGCGCCCGGATTGTCGATTACTACGCGGCCACCAACGAACGGCTGCCACAATATGAAACCGAGGCCGTGCTTCGCGGCCGGGCCGCCGAATTCGACAGCATCACCATGCTGACGGGATGGAGCTTCACCTCACTCACCCAGGATCAATCCGGCGTGACGGTAACCATTGCCGAAACGGACGGCACGCAAACCAGAACAGTGACCGCGCCCTTCCTTGTCGGATGTGACGGGGCGCGTTCACCGGTGCGCGAAGCGGCAGCCATAACCCAGACAACAGATCCGCATGACCGGTTGATGGCGTTGCTTGTCTTTCAGTCCCGCGAGCTGGATGAAAGACTTTCCATCTATGGCGACAAGACCATCTACAATGCCATCAGCCCCGAGATGGACGGCTACTGGCAATTCCTGGGGCGGGTCGATCTGCAGGGCAACTGGTTTTTCCATGCCCCTGTCCCGGCGGGAACAACACGGGAAAATCTCGACTTCCAGACCCTTCTGGCCACCGCCATCGGCACCAGGGTCGATGTCGATGTCTCCTATATCGGCTTTTGGGACCTGCGGCTCAGCCTTGCCGACAGCTATCAGCAGGGCCGGGTGTTCATTGCCGGCGATGCGGCCCATTCGCACCCGCCCTATGGCGGATATGGAATCAATACCGGCTTTGAGGATGCCCGCAATCTGTCATGGAAACTGGCCGCCCGCCTTGCCGGTTGGGGTGGCGACCGGCTGCTTGACAGCTACACCGCGGAACGGCATCCGGTATTCGCCTCGACCCGCGATGATTTTATCGTCAAATCCATCCTCGAGGATCGTGCCTTCGTCAACCGCTATCACCCCGACCGGGACCGCGAGGCGTTCGAGGACGCCTGGGCCCGGCGCGCCTCCGGTGACGACAGCCTGGTTACGCAATATCTGCCGCATTATGTCGGCTCGCCGATTGTCTGCGGTGCGCCGGGGGCCACTTCCGGTGCGAAGGGGCAGCACGGTTTCACGGCACGGGCCGGGCATCATCTGGCACCGCGGCCCCTTGCCGATGGGCAGGATATGTGGGATCTGCTTGGCACCGGCTTTACGCTGATAGATCTCGAAGGCGCGGCCGGCATGTGTCGCGGTTTTGCGGATGCCGCAACATCACGCGGCATTCCGCTGACCATTCTGACCCATCCCGATGCCGCGCTTGCCAAGACCTATGGGGCGCAGGCCATTCTTGTCCGCCCGGACAATTTCATTGCCTGGGCCGGTCATGATGACGGGCACGGGGCACAGGCCATTCTCGACCGGGCCACAGGACATTCAGGAGACAGTCAATGA
- a CDS encoding aldehyde dehydrogenase family protein, translated as MTAKLGHHYIAGAWLADAPNGVANVENPSDGSIIGTAPHGSSDLAAAAVMAARDAFETTSWGSEPRLRAAALLEFADILESRADEIATLMARENGKVLSQARHEVAAGYGEARYYAGVARNVFGRTFESGAGKLSLMTREPSGVVSVIVPWNAPVTLLVRSVAPALAAGCTVVIKPAPQTPLTNAAVIDCFDAVSSLPKGVVNSVNEYGTEVGAVLSSHPEIDVISFTGSSRTGKIIMANAAGTIKHVSLELGGKAPALVFGDADLDRATAEITRGVLALNGQMCTCISRILVQDRIYDAMKQRLADAFLSVRLGDACAGDTQLGPIIDRANHSRLLGIIDRAAAEADMVVHGKAGDGDLASGYFISPTMFEIEDVHHDLVQDELFGPIVSLERFSDEQDALARTNATRYGLAASVYTNDLALSMRMGRKLKFGTVWMNCHNRLLAEVETGGYRESGIGRLHGIEAMNDFLETKHIYMESDD; from the coding sequence ATGACAGCCAAACTGGGACATCACTATATTGCCGGCGCGTGGCTTGCCGATGCGCCAAACGGCGTGGCGAATGTCGAGAATCCATCGGACGGCTCGATCATCGGCACCGCGCCGCATGGATCAAGCGATCTTGCCGCCGCGGCGGTGATGGCGGCACGTGATGCGTTCGAGACCACCAGCTGGGGCAGCGAGCCGCGCCTGCGTGCTGCGGCGCTTCTGGAATTTGCCGATATTCTGGAAAGCCGCGCTGACGAGATCGCCACCCTGATGGCGCGCGAGAACGGCAAGGTTCTCTCGCAGGCCCGCCATGAAGTCGCTGCCGGCTATGGCGAGGCACGATATTATGCCGGTGTTGCGCGCAATGTATTCGGTCGCACATTCGAGAGCGGTGCCGGCAAATTGAGCCTGATGACACGCGAGCCGTCCGGCGTCGTATCGGTTATCGTTCCGTGGAATGCGCCGGTGACGCTTCTTGTCAGGTCGGTTGCGCCGGCGCTGGCGGCGGGATGCACGGTGGTGATCAAACCGGCCCCGCAGACCCCCTTGACCAATGCCGCCGTCATCGACTGTTTCGATGCGGTGTCTTCCCTTCCCAAAGGGGTGGTCAATTCGGTCAATGAATATGGCACCGAGGTTGGTGCCGTGCTGTCATCGCACCCCGAGATCGACGTCATCTCCTTCACCGGGTCTTCACGCACCGGCAAGATCATCATGGCCAACGCCGCCGGCACGATCAAACATGTGTCACTGGAACTTGGCGGCAAGGCACCGGCGCTGGTGTTCGGCGATGCCGACCTGGACAGAGCCACCGCCGAGATAACACGCGGGGTGCTGGCGCTGAATGGGCAGATGTGTACCTGCATCAGCCGCATACTGGTCCAGGACAGGATTTATGACGCCATGAAGCAGCGTCTAGCCGATGCCTTTCTGTCTGTCAGGCTTGGTGACGCCTGTGCCGGCGACACGCAGCTTGGCCCCATCATCGACAGGGCAAACCACAGCCGGCTTCTCGGCATCATTGACCGGGCCGCCGCCGAGGCCGACATGGTGGTTCATGGCAAGGCTGGCGACGGGGATCTGGCATCAGGCTATTTCATCAGCCCGACGATGTTCGAAATCGAGGATGTGCATCATGATCTGGTGCAGGACGAATTGTTCGGCCCCATCGTCTCGCTTGAACGCTTCAGCGACGAACAGGACGCGCTGGCCCGCACCAACGCCACCCGATACGGACTTGCCGCGTCGGTCTATACCAACGACCTTGCCCTGTCGATGCGCATGGGGCGCAAGCTGAAATTCGGAACCGTGTGGATGAACTGTCACAACCGGCTTCTGGCCGAGGTTGAAACGGGCGGCTATCGTGAAAGTGGCATCGGCAGGTTGCACGGCATCGAAGCCATGAATGACTTCCTTGAAACCAAGCATATCTACATGGAATCGGATGACTGA